The following is a genomic window from Arthrobacter sp. NicSoilB4.
GGGTAGTTGTCCTGGTAGTACTTGGAGAACGGCAGCAGCATCATCGATCCGGAGCTGGTTTCTTCCCAGTTCAGGCCGTTGAAGCGGACCTTGCGCAGCGCTTCGCGGTCGACGGCGGTGAAGATCGCCTTGCGGATCGCGACGTCGGTCAGCGGCGCCTTCTGGGCGTTGAGGTTTAGGCCGCCGGCGAAGAGGCGCTGGCCGCGGCGGATCTCGGAGTTCTTCGTGCCGTCGAGCTGCTTGTACGGGGTGATGGTGTTGGCGGAAACGCCGTCGATTTCACCGTTCTTGAAGGCGGCGATTGCGGCGCTGCTCTCAAGCTGGCGGAAGACGACCTTTTCCAGGACGGGCTTGTTGCCCCACCACTTGTCGTTCTGGGCGAGGGTGACCGTCTTGGCGGCGCTGTCGTACTGGCCCACCTTGAACGGGCCGGCCATCCACTCCGGGTGCATGTCGCCGGTGAAGCCTTCGTTGAAGATCGCCGGGGTGTTCACGGCCGGGTGGATCAGGCCGGTGAAGAGGGAGTCCAGCGGGTAGACCGGCTGGGTGGTGGTGACAATGACTTCTTTGTTGCTGGAACCGGCCTTGACGGATTCAACGAACTCGTACGCGCCGGAGCTGACGATGTCGATGTCCTTGTTTTCACCTTTGAGCATGTTCCAGGTGTTCTCGAAAGCCTTGACGTCGATCGGCGTGCCGTCGTTGTAGGTGGCCTTCTCGTTCACCTTGATGGTGATGGTCTGCTTGCCGTCCTTGACCTCGCTCTTGACGTCTTCGCAGAAATCCTTGTTCGGCGTGGCGGTGCCGTCGAAGTCGAAGTTCCAGCAGCCCCATGTGCCTGCCTGGTCGATGGGGCGGTGCAGGGCGGTGTTGTCCGCGCTGTTGCCGTTGTTGGAGAAGCCGTTGAAGTCCGGACCGATGTTGCCCAGCGGCAGGGTGATGGTGCCGCCCGGCTGCAGGTCCTTGGCGTCCTTGGCGTTGATGCTGACGAGCTTGGCCAGGTCGCTGCCTGCGTCCTGGCCCTTGCCTGCCTCGGGACCCGTTGCGGCGCCGCCGCCACCGCCACAAGCGGTGAGCGCAAGCGCTGCCACGACGGCGGTAACGCCGCCGATCTTGGTCAGATTCTTCATGTGTTCCCCTTCATTCCATTTTTGGTGCGAGTTTGTGCTGCGTGTGACTGGTAGGTCAGATGGTTTCGTGGACAACGAGCATGTCCGCGTCCAGTTCGCCGTCCGGGTAGAAACAGGCGAATTGCTGGTCTGTGGGGGCCGTCTGCGCGGCCCGACGGCCGGGGGCCGGTGTGGCGGAAGCCGCTGTCTGCAGCGGCGGTTCCATGGTCAGGCATTTCTCCTGCCGCGCCGGCGGCAGTGCCGCGAAGACCGGGCAGCGGGTGGCGAAGTTGCAGCCCTTGGGGGCTTCGAGCGGCGACGGCAGGTCCCCTTGCAGGATGATGCGTTCGCGGGTGCGTTCCAGCACGGGGTCCGGGACCGGAATCGCGGAGAGCAGGGCCCGGGTGTAGGGGTGGCGCGGGTTGTCGAAGACGCTGTCCACGTCGCCGATCTCCACGATCTTGCCGAGGTACATCACGGCCACCCGGTTGGAGATGTGCCGCACCACGGACAGGTCGTGGGCCACCATAAGGTAGCTCAGCCCGAGTTCCGCGCGGAGCTGGTCCAAAAGGTTGATCACGCCGGCCTGGACGGACACGTCCAGGGCGGACACCGGCTCGTCCAGGACCACGAGCTTGGGGTTCACGGCGAGGGCGCGGGCAATGCCGATGCGCTGGCGCTGGCCGCCGGAGAACTGGTTGGGGAAGCGGTTGACGTGGTCCGGCTGGAGGCCCACGAGCTCCATCAGCTCCATGATCCGTTTCCGGATCTGGGGCTTGGCCATGCCCGCGTTCTCAAGCGGCTCCGAGAGCACCTCAAAGACGGTGAAACGCGGATCGAGGGCACCGGTGGGGTCCTGGAACACCATCTGGAGTTCCTTGCGCATGGCGCTCTTGGTCCTGGCGTCCGCGGCTTCCTTGTTGCTGAGGCCGCCGATGACAACCTCGCCGTCCTGGTCCTTGTGGAACTCCATGATTTCCAGCAGGGTGGTGGTCTTGCCGCAGCCGGACTCGCCGACGATCGAGAAGCACTCGCCCTCGCGGATGTCGAAGCTCAGCCCGTCCACCGCCTTGACGGTGCCGATCCGCCGCTTGATCAGGGCGCCCTTCAGCAGCGGGAAGTGCTTCTTGACGTCCCGGAGCTCCAGCACGGTCCGGCGTTCCGCGCGCGGGATCGCGTCGAATCGGGACACCGGCACGGCCGGGGCTTTGAAGACCTCGCGGACGTCCACTTCAAGGCCGAGGGAGTCGGTCTTGATGCAGGCGGCCTGGTGCGGCAGTCCGCCGTCGAGGTTCTCCCCGGCGACGGGCCACAGCTCCGGTTCGCCCTGCAGGCAGGCGTCGCTGACCAGCGGGCAGCGCGGCGCGAAGGAACAGCCCGTGGGGGTGTGGATGAGGTTCGGCGGGATGCCTTCGATCGGCACCAGCGAGGACTTCTCCGCCACGTCGACGCGCGGCACGGCGCCGAGCAGGCCCATCGTGTAGGGCATCCGCGGGTTGTAGTAGATGTCGTCGACGCTGCCGGTCTCCACCGGCTTGCCGGCGTACATCACCATGATGTCGTCGGCCATGCCGGCGACGACACCCAGATCATGGGTGATCATCACGACGGCGGCGCCGGTTTCCTCCTGGGCGGTGTGCAGCACCTCGAGGACCTGCGCCTGGATGGTGACGTCGAGCGCCGTCGTCGGCTCATCGGCGATCAGCACGCGCGGGTTGTTGGCGATCGCGATGGCGATCATGACGCGCTGGCGCATGCCGCCGGAGAACTCATGCGGGAAGGCCTTGAGCCGGTCCTTGGGGCTGGGGATTCCCACCATGCCGAGCAGCTCGGCAGCGCGCGCTTCCTTGGCCTGCTTGCTCATGGTGGGGTTGTGGACCGTGAGCGCCTCGATGATCTGGGTGCCCACCGTGTAGACGGGGGTCAGGGAGGACAGCGGATCCTGGAAGACCATGGCGATGTCGTTGCCGCGGTGCCGGCACATGGCCTTGTCGCTGAGTCCCAGGAGTTCCTTGCCCTGGAGCCGGACGGAGCCGGTGACTTGGGCGGTGTCCGGCAGGAGTCCCAGGATGGCCATGGAGGTGACGGACTTCCCGGAGCCCGACTCGCCCACAATGCCCAGGGTCTTGCCGGCGCGGAGGTCGAAGTCGATGCCGCGGACTGCGTGCACCACGCCGTTCTCCGTGTTGAAGCGGACGTTCAGGTCCCGGACGGAGAGTACGGCATCCGCCGGGGCATCACCTGGGGCGTGCAGCCCGGCGACGTGCAGGCGCTCAACAGCGGAGAGTTCGGACGATTCGGCGCTGGCGGTCATTTCGTGGCTCATGCGGCCCTCTTCTGTGTCTTGCCGGTCAGGCCCTTCTTCTTGGCGCTGCCGACGGAGCTGGAGCTCGGATCGAACGCGTCACGCAAGCCGTCGTTCATCATGGCGAGCGAACCGGTCAGCAGGAACATGACGGTCAGCGGGACCCAGAACATCCACGGGAAGGTGGAGACCTGGGAGGTGGCCTGGCCGATCAGCACGCCCAGGCTGACATCGGGGACCTTGATGCCAATGCCGATGAAGGAGAACGCCACCTCGGCCAGGATCGCGCCGGTGATGCCGCGGGTGATGTCGAGGACGAGGAGCGAGCCGATGTTCGGGACGAGGTGCCGCCAGACGATGCGCCGCGGCGGGATCCCCATATACTGGGCCGCCTTGACGAAGTCGCGCGACATCAGGGACATCGAGAGCGAGCGGATGAGGCGGGCTGTGCCCATCCAGCTGAAGACCAGCAGGACGATGATCAGTAGCAGCCAGCTGGGCAGGCTTTTCTGAAGTCCGTTGCCGCCGCCGCTCGTGGCCACGGCGACGACCAGCAGGGCCGGCATCATGATCAGGGCTTCGAGGGCAAACAGCATCACCTTGTCCACCTTCCCGCCGAAGTAGGCCATGGTGCAGCCGTACACGGCGGCGATCAGGACCGAGACGAGGCCGACGACGAGGCCGATCAGGATCGAGATCCGGGTGCCTTCGACTGTGAGGGCGTAGAGGTCGATTCCGGCCTGGGAGGTGCCCAGCAGGTGCTCGGACGACGGCGGCATGCCGATGTTGAAGGGGTCGATCGTCTCCTTGTCCCAGCTCGTGAAGAAGCCGCCCACGAAGGAGAACAGGGTCAGCGCCAGGAAGATGACCAGGCCGACGACGGCTGTTTTGTTGCGCAGGAAGCGGCGGAGGATGATCGAGGACTTCGCAATGACGACGTCGTTGTTCTCGATCTTGGCCTCGCCGGCGACGGCGGCCGGGTCGATGGTGTTGAGGTTTGTCATGGTTACTGCACCCGCACTCTCGGGTCGACCAGGGTGGTGGCGAAGTCCGCGAGGATGGCGCCGATCGCGAATATCACGGAGCCGTAGGCGAGGGTCGCCGTCGCGGCGTTGACGTCCTGCAGGGCGATCGCATCGATGCTCCAGGATCCGACGCCGTGCCAGGCGAAGATCTTCTCGGCGAAGAAGCCGCCGGCGAAGATGGCCGGGATCGTGAAGGCGATGCTTTGCGCTACGGGGATGAAGGACACGCGCAGGGCGTGCCGGCTGATGGCCTGGTTGCGGGTCAGCCCCTTGGCCCGCGCGGTACGGACGAAGTCGGCGTTGACGTTGTCCAGTAGGTATTGGCGCTGCGCGATCTGATAGGCGCCCCAGCCCACGATCGTGATGGCAAAGGTCGGCACTGCGTAGTGGGCCAGCATGTCGACGAATTGCGCCCAGCCGTCGCCCTCAAGCCCCGGCGTGGAAATGCCGGTGACAAAGAAGATGCGTTCGCCGACTGACTCGTTGATGTTGATGGCACCGAGCTGCACCAGGAAGTAGGCGATCGGCGCGGGCACGATGTACACGAGGTAGCTGTAGGAGGTGATGACCCGGTCCGAGGCCTTGTACTGCCGGGCCGCCGTGTAGACACCCAGGGCGATGCCGATGATCAGGGTCAGGACGATGGAGGCTAGGAACAGCCGCGTGGAGATCCACACCCGGTCGCCGAATTCGGCGTTGATGAACGCGCCGTTCGGGCTGCGTCCCCAGTCCCAGCGGGTGACGATCGCCGTGAGCCACTCAACATAGCGGTCCCAGGCGCTGAGCTCCGGATCGAGGCCCTTCAGCCGGAAGGAGTTGGCCACCTGCTCGGGGGTGGGCCGCGGGATCCGCTCCTGCTCCAACAGCGCGGGCTGCAGGGTGTTCACGGCCAGGAAATACCCGGCAGTGGTGGTCAGGAAGATCATGAAGACATACGTGATGGCGCGCTTGGCGAGGTATCGGAGCATGGGATGGCTAGTTCTGGATCGCCGTTGCCTGTGCGGTGCCTGCCGGACCGGCTGATGCAGCCGCAGCGCGCGCAAGATTCTTGACAAGATTCACAACTTGATCCTTCCGTAGTCCCCATCCGGCAGGGGATTACCGCTGCCGATCCGGGATCTGGGCCAGCGGGTTTCTGGCCGCCTGCGCGCCTTTCGGCGAGTCCTTGTGGACTATGTTGCAGGTCACATTCCAGAGGAAACTATCACATGGATACTGCCGCCGAATGACGCACGCCCCGGCGTTCCGCGAGTCAGGTATCAGATCGTTATGAATAATTCAGGGGAATGGATTTGGCGCGGCCCGGCGGGGACGGCGTGGCCTACGCTCCGCTCACCACGCGCGAGACGAGCTCGCGCCAGGACGCGGCGAGGCGCTGCGGGGCAATCTGGTGCACACGGACGGCATGCAGGATCCGCTCCGGCTCCAGGACGGCGCTCAGCGAGGTGGCCATCAGCCAGGGGTCGGTCGTGACGCCAGCTTCCCGCAGCAGCATCTCCAGGTGCCGGTGCCAGAGCACTGCCGCCGGCACGTCGAACCGGTTGTGGGCCGACACGTCCGCGGCCCGGGCGAGCTCACCAAATTCAAGCACCCAGGCTATGCGCTCCTCACCGAAGGCAATGAGCCTTTCCCGCGGCGGGGCGCCGGGTCCGAGCGGCGGCGGGCCGAACATAAAGCGCCCCTGGAACTGGGCCTCCGCGTCGCTCAGCAGCGTCATCATGAGGCCCGCCCGGCTGCCGAACCGCCGGAACACCGTCCCCTTGCCCACGCCGGCCCGCTGCGCCAGCGTGCCCATGGTGAGGCCGTCGGCCCCGCATTCCTCGATTAGCTCGCGGGCGGCACGGAGCAGCAGTTCGCGGTTCCGTGCGGCGTCGCGGCGTTCAGGCTCCAGGCCCGGGCGGATTGGGATGAGGCTCACACCGCACATTCTAGACCCGGGGAATAGAAGCGGACCGCAGTCCGTTTTGATCTGCGAAGGCCGAAAAAGCCTCCATATTCAGCCAACCGCAGGACCACCCGCGGCGCGACACCTAGGAGTTCACATGTCCAAGACCACCGTACTCACCCTGGTCGGCAGCCTGCGCGCCGATTCCACCAACCAGAAGCTGGCCGAAGCCATCCAGCTGAACGCCCCGGAGCAGGTTGAGGTGCTGATTCACGACAGCCTCGGCAACATCCCGTTCTACAACGAGGACATCGACGTCGAGGGCCAGGTCCCGGCTGCCGCAGCCGCCCTGCGCGCCGCCGCGAGCGACGCCGACACCCTGCTCCTGGTCACCCCGGAGCACAACGGCACGGTCCCCGCCTCGCTCAAGAACGCCATCGACTGGCTGTCACGCCCCTTCGGCGCGGGCGCCCTCAGCGGCAAGCCGACCGCCGTTGTCGGCACCGCCTTCGGCCAGTTCGGCGGCGTGTGGGCCCAGGATGAGGCCCGCAAGGCCGTCGGCATCGCCGGCGCCCAGGTCCTGGAGAACGTCAAGCTGGCCGTGCCGGGCTCCATGGTCCGCTTCGCCGAAGTCCACCCGAAGGACGACGCCGAGGTCGTCGAACAGATCAAGGGCGTCTTCACTGCGCTGGAAGAATCCCGCACGGTCGCCGCGGCCTAGCCTCGCGCACTGCCGGAAACACCGGACACCCCCGCACGGTCCTCCGCGCGGGGGTGTTCCGCGTCGGGACGCCTTTCGGCTCGACTTTCCGGCGGACTTGGAAACAAAAGTTTCCCCTGTAACAACAAGGGTTGTATTCTGGGAGATGTGACCCACGAAACACTTGATGCCGCCGCAGAAGTACTTCCGGCCGAGGCAATTGACGCAATCGAACGTGCGGCTACGTCCGCCCACCGCCACGAGGACCTGTTCTCGGAGCGCGCAGCAAATATCAAGCAATCGGCAGTCCGCGATGTCTTCGACATCTCGATGCGCCCCGGCCTGGTTTCCCTGGCCGGCGGAAGCCCGTACCTCCAGTCACTGCCGCTGGAACGGCTCGGCCAGACCGCCGCGAAGATCGTCGCCGAACAGGGCATGACCGCACTGCAGTACGGCGGCGGGCAGGGCACCGAGGAGCTCCGGACCCAGATCTGCGAAGTCATGGCCGCCGAAGGGATCCTGGACGCCAAACCGGAAAACGTGGTGATCACCGCGGGTTCACAGTCCGCCCAGGACGTCGCGACCAAAGTCTTCTGCAACCCCGGCGACGTGGTCCTGGTCGAGGACCCCACCTACGTCGGCGCCCTGAATACGTTCGAGGCCTACCAGGTCGAGGTCGCCACCGTGCCGATGGACGGCGACGGCATTGTCCCGGACCTCCTTGAGGCCAAGATCGCCGCCCTGCAGACGGCCGGCAAGAACGTTAAGTTCCTGTACACGATCCCGAGCTTCAACAACCCGTCCGGCATCACCCTGTCCGCCGAGCGGCGGCAGCAGGTCGTGGATATATGCCGAAATGCGAATATTTTGGTGCTGGAGGACAACCCCTACGGGCTCCTCCGGTTCGACGGCAAGCCCCTCACCCCGTTGCGGGCCGCCAACCCGGACGACGTGATCTACATGGGGTCCTTCTCGAAGATCTTCGCGCCGGGCCTCCGGATCGGCTGGGCCCTCGTCCCGGCACACCTGCAGCGCCGCTACTACCTCGCTTCAGAGGCTGTCACCCTGTGCCCGCCCACCCTCAACCAGATGCTGGTCTCCGCCTACCTCCGCGACTACGACTGGCGCGGGCAGATCGAGACCTACCGGGGGCTGTACAAGGAACGCTGCGACGCGATGCTGGCCGCCCTTGACGAGTACATGCCGGCGGGCCTGAGTTGGACCCGACCGGAAGGCGGATTCTTTGTCTGGGTCACCCTTCCCGAGGGCGTGGACACATACCCACTGCTGAAAAAGGCAATCGACGCCGGGGTGGTCTTCATTCCGGGGGCGGCATTCACCCACTCCGATGATCCCTCCAACAAGATCCGGCTGGCGTTCAGCGCCGTCCCGCCGGAGTCCATCCGCGAAGGAGTCCGCCGGCTGGCACCGGTCCTGCGGGAAGCCATCACCGCGCTGTAGCCTGAGTCTGGTGCATGGCCAGCCGTTCGTTGACCTCAAGGAGCAATTCATGACCGGAATTATTGTTGTCGGTGTTGATGGCAGCGAGACTGCCCTGAAGGCCGCGCACACCGCCCGTGACCTGGCCGCTTCGCTCGGGGCGACCCTCCACGTGGTCAGCGCCTTCGACAGCGACAGGACCGAGGTCTACGGCAGCGGCAGCGACAAGTGGATCGTTTCCGACGCGGGTGACGCGGAGAAGGTCGCCCGAAGCGTCGCCGACAGCCTGCGCACCCCTGCACTCCATGTCACCTACGCGGCCGCCCGGGGCAAACCGGCCGAGGCCCTGATCGACGAAGCGGCGCGCTCCGGTGCCCAGCTGATCGTGGTCGGCAACCGGCGGATGCAGGGGCTGGGCCGCGTGCTCGGAAGCGTTGCCAACTCCGTGGCCCACAACGCTCCCTGCGACGTTTACATCGCCAAGACCGACTCGTCCAGCTAGGCAGCGCGGGCCGGCGCTGCCTAGCAGCGGCGCCGGGTCTACCCGGTCGCCGCGCCTGCCGTCTTGAGCTTCCGGCGCAGGATCTTGCCGGAGGAGGACTTCGGCACGGCGTCGATGAACTC
Proteins encoded in this region:
- a CDS encoding ABC transporter family substrate-binding protein → MKNLTKIGGVTAVVAALALTACGGGGGAATGPEAGKGQDAGSDLAKLVSINAKDAKDLQPGGTITLPLGNIGPDFNGFSNNGNSADNTALHRPIDQAGTWGCWNFDFDGTATPNKDFCEDVKSEVKDGKQTITIKVNEKATYNDGTPIDVKAFENTWNMLKGENKDIDIVSSGAYEFVESVKAGSSNKEVIVTTTQPVYPLDSLFTGLIHPAVNTPAIFNEGFTGDMHPEWMAGPFKVGQYDSAAKTVTLAQNDKWWGNKPVLEKVVFRQLESSAAIAAFKNGEIDGVSANTITPYKQLDGTKNSEIRRGQRLFAGGLNLNAQKAPLTDVAIRKAIFTAVDREALRKVRFNGLNWEETSSGSMMLLPFSKYYQDNYPVKETGAEAAKKVLTDAGYKANAAGIMEKDGVPAAFKISNFGDDPTTLAFAQTLQNQLKAGGMDVGIDQRASADFGKVLGSRDFFMSVSGYTVGPDATDSVKQFYDSKTNENELGDAELDAEIKKLSTIADNAERNKAAMEVEKKHMEKYFSMGVVMNGPQISFVRTGLANYGPSLFKSLSQVPDWTTIGWEKK
- a CDS encoding ABC transporter ATP-binding protein, whose translation is MSHEMTASAESSELSAVERLHVAGLHAPGDAPADAVLSVRDLNVRFNTENGVVHAVRGIDFDLRAGKTLGIVGESGSGKSVTSMAILGLLPDTAQVTGSVRLQGKELLGLSDKAMCRHRGNDIAMVFQDPLSSLTPVYTVGTQIIEALTVHNPTMSKQAKEARAAELLGMVGIPSPKDRLKAFPHEFSGGMRQRVMIAIAIANNPRVLIADEPTTALDVTIQAQVLEVLHTAQEETGAAVVMITHDLGVVAGMADDIMVMYAGKPVETGSVDDIYYNPRMPYTMGLLGAVPRVDVAEKSSLVPIEGIPPNLIHTPTGCSFAPRCPLVSDACLQGEPELWPVAGENLDGGLPHQAACIKTDSLGLEVDVREVFKAPAVPVSRFDAIPRAERRTVLELRDVKKHFPLLKGALIKRRIGTVKAVDGLSFDIREGECFSIVGESGCGKTTTLLEIMEFHKDQDGEVVIGGLSNKEAADARTKSAMRKELQMVFQDPTGALDPRFTVFEVLSEPLENAGMAKPQIRKRIMELMELVGLQPDHVNRFPNQFSGGQRQRIGIARALAVNPKLVVLDEPVSALDVSVQAGVINLLDQLRAELGLSYLMVAHDLSVVRHISNRVAVMYLGKIVEIGDVDSVFDNPRHPYTRALLSAIPVPDPVLERTRERIILQGDLPSPLEAPKGCNFATRCPVFAALPPARQEKCLTMEPPLQTAASATPAPGRRAAQTAPTDQQFACFYPDGELDADMLVVHETI
- a CDS encoding ABC transporter permease; translation: MTNLNTIDPAAVAGEAKIENNDVVIAKSSIILRRFLRNKTAVVGLVIFLALTLFSFVGGFFTSWDKETIDPFNIGMPPSSEHLLGTSQAGIDLYALTVEGTRISILIGLVVGLVSVLIAAVYGCTMAYFGGKVDKVMLFALEALIMMPALLVVAVATSGGGNGLQKSLPSWLLLIIVLLVFSWMGTARLIRSLSMSLMSRDFVKAAQYMGIPPRRIVWRHLVPNIGSLLVLDITRGITGAILAEVAFSFIGIGIKVPDVSLGVLIGQATSQVSTFPWMFWVPLTVMFLLTGSLAMMNDGLRDAFDPSSSSVGSAKKKGLTGKTQKRAA
- a CDS encoding ABC transporter permease; translated protein: MLRYLAKRAITYVFMIFLTTTAGYFLAVNTLQPALLEQERIPRPTPEQVANSFRLKGLDPELSAWDRYVEWLTAIVTRWDWGRSPNGAFINAEFGDRVWISTRLFLASIVLTLIIGIALGVYTAARQYKASDRVITSYSYLVYIVPAPIAYFLVQLGAININESVGERIFFVTGISTPGLEGDGWAQFVDMLAHYAVPTFAITIVGWGAYQIAQRQYLLDNVNADFVRTARAKGLTRNQAISRHALRVSFIPVAQSIAFTIPAIFAGGFFAEKIFAWHGVGSWSIDAIALQDVNAATATLAYGSVIFAIGAILADFATTLVDPRVRVQ
- a CDS encoding TetR/AcrR family transcriptional regulator; protein product: MSLIPIRPGLEPERRDAARNRELLLRAARELIEECGADGLTMGTLAQRAGVGKGTVFRRFGSRAGLMMTLLSDAEAQFQGRFMFGPPPLGPGAPPRERLIAFGEERIAWVLEFGELARAADVSAHNRFDVPAAVLWHRHLEMLLREAGVTTDPWLMATSLSAVLEPERILHAVRVHQIAPQRLAASWRELVSRVVSGA
- a CDS encoding NADPH-dependent FMN reductase encodes the protein MSKTTVLTLVGSLRADSTNQKLAEAIQLNAPEQVEVLIHDSLGNIPFYNEDIDVEGQVPAAAAALRAAASDADTLLLVTPEHNGTVPASLKNAIDWLSRPFGAGALSGKPTAVVGTAFGQFGGVWAQDEARKAVGIAGAQVLENVKLAVPGSMVRFAEVHPKDDAEVVEQIKGVFTALEESRTVAAA
- a CDS encoding PLP-dependent aminotransferase family protein translates to MTHETLDAAAEVLPAEAIDAIERAATSAHRHEDLFSERAANIKQSAVRDVFDISMRPGLVSLAGGSPYLQSLPLERLGQTAAKIVAEQGMTALQYGGGQGTEELRTQICEVMAAEGILDAKPENVVITAGSQSAQDVATKVFCNPGDVVLVEDPTYVGALNTFEAYQVEVATVPMDGDGIVPDLLEAKIAALQTAGKNVKFLYTIPSFNNPSGITLSAERRQQVVDICRNANILVLEDNPYGLLRFDGKPLTPLRAANPDDVIYMGSFSKIFAPGLRIGWALVPAHLQRRYYLASEAVTLCPPTLNQMLVSAYLRDYDWRGQIETYRGLYKERCDAMLAALDEYMPAGLSWTRPEGGFFVWVTLPEGVDTYPLLKKAIDAGVVFIPGAAFTHSDDPSNKIRLAFSAVPPESIREGVRRLAPVLREAITAL
- a CDS encoding universal stress protein, producing the protein MTGIIVVGVDGSETALKAAHTARDLAASLGATLHVVSAFDSDRTEVYGSGSDKWIVSDAGDAEKVARSVADSLRTPALHVTYAAARGKPAEALIDEAARSGAQLIVVGNRRMQGLGRVLGSVANSVAHNAPCDVYIAKTDSSS